In one window of Opitutus sp. GAS368 DNA:
- a CDS encoding LysR substrate-binding domain-containing protein, producing the protein MELRHLRYFAAVAAHGSFNRAADTLHLTQPALSRQVKDLEEELGVPLLVRGKNAVTLTEAGELFYEEARDLLARADQAVQRVRGEARNEILRVGYAPSVTAGIMPAALEKFQAATPGVRIELSDLSSREMIELAKAGRLDLLITPEPAAEAVPGFQWTELRRVSPVLVMPATHPLAKLKRIPPARLRDLPLIGLARENYPDYVRFARALLKPFGVTPRFVALINDGVSTLFPALEANRAAAILADGIASIMPRTLVTRPFSPALAEGSVKLGLPAVRPNPHAETFARLLRAEVERLKQGRP; encoded by the coding sequence ATGGAACTGCGTCACCTGCGCTACTTCGCCGCCGTTGCCGCCCACGGGAGTTTCAACCGCGCGGCGGACACCCTGCACCTCACGCAGCCGGCGCTCAGCCGGCAGGTGAAGGACCTGGAGGAGGAACTGGGCGTGCCGCTCCTCGTGCGCGGCAAGAACGCCGTGACCCTGACGGAGGCGGGGGAACTGTTCTACGAGGAGGCGCGCGACCTGCTGGCGCGCGCCGACCAGGCGGTCCAGCGGGTGCGGGGCGAGGCGCGGAACGAGATCCTGCGGGTCGGCTATGCGCCCTCGGTGACCGCGGGCATCATGCCCGCGGCGTTGGAAAAATTCCAGGCGGCGACGCCCGGGGTGCGGATCGAGCTCTCCGATCTTTCCTCGAGGGAGATGATCGAACTTGCGAAGGCAGGGCGGCTGGACCTTTTGATCACGCCCGAACCGGCGGCGGAAGCCGTGCCCGGGTTCCAATGGACCGAACTGCGGCGGGTGTCGCCGGTGCTGGTCATGCCCGCCACGCATCCACTGGCGAAGTTGAAGCGGATTCCGCCGGCCCGGTTGCGCGACCTGCCGCTGATCGGCCTGGCCCGCGAGAATTATCCCGACTATGTGCGTTTCGCGCGGGCCCTGCTCAAGCCGTTCGGAGTCACCCCGCGGTTCGTCGCGCTCATCAACGACGGGGTCTCCACGCTGTTCCCCGCCCTGGAGGCCAATCGCGCCGCGGCGATTCTCGCCGACGGCATCGCGAGCATCATGCCCCGGACCCTTGTCACGCGGCCGTTTTCTCCGGCGCTGGCGGAAGGCTCGGTCAAGCTGGGGCTGCCGGCGGTGCGGCCCAACCCGCACGCCGAGACCTTCGCACGGCTGCTGCGCGCCGAAGTGGAGCGCCTGAAGCAGGGACGGCCGTGA
- the add gene encoding adenosine deaminase produces the protein MDPSLPFIDLHRHLDGNVRLQTILDLGRQHNIRLPGATLETLRPHVQVTEVMPDLITWLNKLHWMIAVLGDYDACRRIARENVEDAKAEGIDYLELRFSPYFMAGPNRLDPAKVVEAVVAGVEEGRVQTGLKVQLIGILSRTFGAAACRIELEALLTQRAHLVALDLAGDERNYPAELFTEHFKRGRDAGWAITVHAGEAGGAASVWAALEKLGATRIGHGIRAIDDPKLLDHLGAHRIGLEINLTSNVQTNTVPGFAAHPMKQFLARGLLATINTDDPVISAIDLRHEFEVAAPAAGLTPAEIAQAQRNALEIAFLTAAEKTALVNTRKQRS, from the coding sequence ATGGACCCTTCGCTCCCCTTCATCGATCTGCACCGCCACCTCGACGGCAACGTCCGGCTGCAGACCATCCTCGACCTGGGCCGGCAGCATAACATCAGGCTGCCCGGCGCCACCCTCGAGACGCTGCGGCCGCACGTGCAGGTGACCGAGGTGATGCCCGACTTGATCACGTGGTTGAACAAGCTCCACTGGATGATCGCCGTGCTCGGTGATTACGACGCCTGCCGGCGGATCGCCCGGGAGAACGTCGAAGACGCCAAGGCCGAGGGCATCGACTACCTCGAGCTGCGCTTCAGCCCGTATTTCATGGCCGGACCGAACCGGCTGGACCCGGCGAAGGTCGTCGAGGCGGTCGTGGCCGGCGTCGAGGAAGGCCGCGTCCAAACCGGGCTCAAGGTGCAACTCATCGGCATCCTCAGCCGCACCTTCGGCGCGGCGGCGTGCAGGATCGAATTGGAGGCGCTGTTGACGCAGCGCGCGCACCTCGTCGCGCTCGATCTCGCCGGGGACGAGAGGAACTACCCGGCCGAGCTGTTCACGGAACATTTCAAGCGCGGGCGCGACGCCGGCTGGGCCATCACGGTGCACGCCGGCGAGGCCGGTGGTGCGGCGAGTGTCTGGGCCGCGCTGGAGAAGCTCGGCGCCACGCGCATCGGCCACGGCATCCGCGCCATCGACGACCCGAAGCTGCTCGACCATCTGGGCGCACACCGGATCGGCCTCGAGATCAACCTGACGAGCAATGTGCAGACGAATACGGTGCCGGGCTTCGCGGCGCATCCCATGAAGCAGTTCCTTGCCCGCGGCCTGCTCGCGACGATCAACACGGACGACCCGGTGATCAGCGCCATCGACCTGCGGCATGAATTCGAGGTCGCCGCGCCGGCCGCCGGGCTGACGCCGGCCGAGATCGCGCAGGCGCAGCGCAACGCGCTGGAGATCGCGTTTCTGACGGCGGCGGAAAAAACCGCGCTGGTTAACACCAGGAAACAAAGAAGCTAA
- a CDS encoding amidohydrolase family protein: MPRLLVKNIGHLVTMDATRAVLRDAWLLAEGGFIRTAGTGAPPPATAGTEVHDARGGIATPGLVNTHHHFYQTMARAYTPGNNLPLLPWLAHMNKLWRPFTAADLHLASKLALAEMMLTGCTTTSDHHYVVPRGSGDNFAAQFRAAAELGIRFHGARGSMDVPSKLIGDWAIQTADEIMADVGRLHREYHDPAPGSFRQVFLAPCAATSASHELLTLSAAYAREHGLGLHSHCAETVDEDQFSQEKFGRRPLEYFADCGWDFEGVWYAHGIHFTDAEIAWLGARKIGVSHCPYANMRLGSGICRVNDLRAAGAKVGIGVDGSASNDSGHVLGELRQALMLCRVQYGAAAMSVMDALTIGTTGGAAILRRPDLGSLEPGKCADLAIWPAVDLFSSGCENAVDALLLCHARQVDSLIIGGRVRIAQGRFTDLDLAGLIAQHHARARQIHAALS, encoded by the coding sequence ATGCCCCGGCTGCTCGTCAAAAACATCGGTCACCTCGTCACCATGGACGCCACCCGCGCCGTGTTGCGCGATGCGTGGCTGCTGGCCGAGGGCGGGTTCATCCGGACGGCTGGCACGGGCGCGCCCCCGCCGGCGACCGCGGGAACGGAGGTGCACGACGCCCGTGGCGGGATTGCCACGCCCGGGCTGGTCAACACGCACCATCATTTCTACCAGACGATGGCGCGCGCCTACACGCCGGGGAACAACCTGCCGCTGCTGCCGTGGCTCGCGCACATGAACAAGCTGTGGCGGCCGTTCACCGCGGCCGACCTGCACCTGGCCTCGAAGCTGGCGCTGGCGGAGATGATGCTGACCGGTTGCACGACGACATCCGACCACCATTACGTGGTGCCGCGCGGCAGCGGCGACAACTTCGCCGCACAGTTCCGGGCGGCGGCCGAACTCGGCATCCGGTTCCACGGCGCGCGCGGCAGCATGGATGTGCCGTCGAAGCTGATCGGCGACTGGGCGATCCAGACCGCCGACGAGATCATGGCGGACGTCGGGCGGCTGCACCGGGAATACCACGACCCGGCGCCGGGCAGCTTCCGGCAGGTGTTCCTCGCGCCCTGCGCGGCGACGTCGGCGAGCCACGAACTGCTGACCCTGTCGGCCGCCTATGCGCGCGAGCACGGGCTTGGCTTGCACAGCCACTGCGCAGAGACCGTGGATGAGGACCAGTTCTCGCAGGAAAAATTCGGGCGGCGGCCGCTCGAGTATTTCGCCGACTGCGGCTGGGACTTCGAGGGCGTGTGGTATGCGCACGGCATCCACTTCACCGACGCCGAGATCGCCTGGCTCGGGGCGCGGAAGATCGGCGTCAGCCACTGCCCCTACGCCAACATGCGGCTCGGGTCCGGCATCTGCCGGGTGAACGACCTGCGCGCCGCCGGCGCGAAGGTCGGCATCGGGGTCGACGGCAGTGCCTCGAACGACTCCGGCCACGTGCTCGGCGAGTTGCGGCAGGCGCTCATGCTCTGCCGCGTGCAATACGGCGCCGCGGCGATGAGCGTGATGGACGCGCTGACGATCGGCACGACTGGCGGCGCGGCCATCCTGCGGCGGCCGGACCTCGGTTCGCTCGAGCCGGGCAAATGCGCGGACCTGGCGATCTGGCCGGCGGTGGACCTTTTCTCCAGCGGCTGCGAGAATGCGGTGGACGCGCTCCTGCTCTGCCACGCCCGGCAGGTGGACAGCCTGATCATCGGCGGCCGGGTGCGGATCGCGCAGGGGCGGTTCACCGATCTCGATCTGGCCGGGCTCATCGCGCAACATCACGCCCGCGCCCGGCAGATCCACGCGGCGCTGTCATGA
- a CDS encoding response regulator yields the protein MLDTTPTPPATIPGRPKVLVIDDELGPRESMSYLLQDEFSVQTADRVDRGLDLIRKESFAVVVMDIRMPQKNGIQGLEELRRIDSDVAVIMMTGYGALASAQAAISLGANEYLKKPFDVDVLQAAVRRHAAQALERKKRASLFRQLEGMYESVKTEQKKNQMQVGYGQAAAEMVHDICNPLVVTIGYTNMLLDEAQSLPGSSASVDRIVHYAQRLEHCSSFCLHLAESWRQSAKHVAKSDTFALRDAAEETRAVLFFDSPRIEIEGDADVAITGVRYEIMRVLQNLIKNALEAGATRVMLSVRKNPGRAVLAIADNGSGLPPDVMAVILKKPIESTKPHGTGLGMTICRHIAVAHHAEMRVETRPGGGTVFTLDFPLASN from the coding sequence ATGCTCGACACCACGCCAACCCCCCCTGCCACGATCCCGGGCCGCCCGAAGGTTCTCGTCATTGACGACGAACTCGGCCCGCGCGAGAGCATGAGCTACCTGCTGCAGGACGAGTTCTCGGTGCAGACGGCGGATCGCGTGGATCGCGGCCTCGACCTCATCCGCAAGGAGTCGTTCGCCGTCGTGGTCATGGACATCCGCATGCCACAGAAGAACGGCATCCAAGGTCTGGAAGAGCTGCGACGCATCGACAGCGATGTGGCCGTGATCATGATGACCGGCTACGGCGCCCTCGCCTCGGCCCAGGCCGCGATCAGCCTCGGGGCCAACGAATATCTCAAGAAACCGTTTGACGTGGACGTGCTGCAGGCCGCCGTGCGCCGCCATGCCGCCCAGGCGCTGGAGCGCAAGAAGCGCGCTTCGCTCTTCCGTCAGCTCGAGGGCATGTATGAGTCGGTGAAGACCGAGCAGAAGAAGAACCAGATGCAGGTCGGTTACGGCCAGGCCGCCGCGGAGATGGTGCATGACATCTGCAACCCGCTCGTCGTGACCATCGGCTACACGAACATGCTGCTCGACGAGGCGCAGAGCCTGCCCGGCAGTTCCGCGTCGGTCGACCGCATCGTCCACTACGCCCAGCGGCTCGAGCACTGTTCCTCCTTCTGCCTCCACCTGGCCGAGTCGTGGCGCCAAAGCGCGAAGCACGTCGCCAAGAGCGACACCTTCGCGTTGCGCGACGCCGCCGAGGAGACCCGGGCCGTGCTGTTTTTCGATTCCCCGCGCATCGAGATCGAGGGCGACGCCGACGTCGCCATCACCGGCGTCCGCTACGAGATAATGCGCGTGCTCCAGAATCTCATCAAAAATGCCCTCGAAGCCGGCGCGACCCGCGTGATGCTCTCCGTCCGGAAAAACCCCGGCCGGGCCGTGCTCGCGATCGCGGACAACGGCAGCGGGCTGCCGCCCGACGTCATGGCGGTCATCCTCAAGAAGCCGATTGAGTCCACCAAGCCCCACGGCACGGGTCTCGGCATGACCATCTGCCGCCACATCGCCGTTGCGCACCACGCGGAGATGAGGGTCGAAACCCGTCCCGGCGGCGGCACGGTCTTCACGCTGGATTTCCCGCTCGCCTCGAACTGA
- a CDS encoding permease, producing the protein MKWFSRGDGEGFVVAFVNNLVQLLILAPLCRGVLGFSPELIYGRILPGVAISFLVGNLFYAWQAVQLARREGRTDVTALPYGISTPGLFAHVFLVMLPAKQLALAQGLADPERFAWHAGLVACFAGGLIEFGCAFFAEKIRRHTPPAAMLATLAGVGLGFLGLSFLFQAFAAPVIGLVMLVLVFLVFFGRVKFRGGLPATVVLLAVGTALAWATGLAPVGGPAAQPLAHFKLYFPVPVLGELWTALFGGHIVAYLSVVIPIGLLGVLASLQNIESAAAAGDNYPVRPSLVINGLGTIAAACFGSPFPSSIYIGHPAWKKLGARAGYSVLNGLGITLVCLTGAMGALTWLIPAEAGIAIILWIGIIIAAQAFEVTEKKYYPAVVVGLLPALAAWAMLIVKTSVGAGGATLNAALVSGASRAGAYLGGGFALEQGFLYSAMIWSAVVVCIIDRRWLRAAAWCGVGAVLALSGLMHSYALTGRDTVIDLPLLAWASGTWTPGRALFPAGGAALGYTLAALVFLLAKFITVPRAEDEVA; encoded by the coding sequence ATGAAGTGGTTCTCCCGCGGCGATGGCGAGGGCTTCGTGGTGGCCTTCGTGAACAACCTGGTGCAGCTGCTCATCCTAGCGCCGCTGTGCCGCGGCGTGCTCGGGTTCTCCCCGGAGCTGATCTACGGGCGCATCCTGCCGGGCGTCGCGATCTCGTTCCTCGTCGGCAACCTCTTCTACGCCTGGCAGGCGGTGCAGCTGGCGCGGCGCGAGGGCCGCACGGACGTCACGGCGCTGCCCTACGGCATCAGCACGCCCGGGCTGTTCGCGCACGTCTTCCTCGTGATGCTGCCGGCCAAGCAGCTGGCCCTCGCGCAGGGGCTGGCCGACCCGGAGCGCTTTGCGTGGCACGCGGGACTGGTGGCCTGCTTCGCCGGCGGGCTGATCGAGTTCGGGTGCGCTTTTTTTGCGGAGAAAATCCGCCGGCACACGCCGCCGGCCGCGATGCTGGCGACCCTCGCGGGCGTCGGGCTGGGTTTCCTCGGCCTGTCGTTTCTCTTCCAGGCCTTCGCGGCGCCGGTCATCGGGCTGGTGATGCTGGTCCTGGTCTTCCTGGTCTTCTTTGGCCGGGTGAAATTCCGCGGGGGCCTGCCGGCGACCGTGGTGCTGCTGGCCGTGGGCACGGCGCTGGCCTGGGCGACGGGCCTGGCGCCGGTCGGCGGACCGGCGGCGCAGCCGCTGGCGCATTTCAAGCTCTACTTCCCGGTGCCCGTGCTCGGCGAGCTGTGGACGGCCCTGTTCGGCGGGCACATCGTTGCGTATCTGTCGGTGGTGATCCCGATCGGCCTGCTCGGGGTGCTGGCCTCGCTCCAGAACATCGAGTCGGCGGCGGCCGCGGGCGACAATTACCCGGTGCGCCCCAGCCTGGTCATCAACGGCCTCGGCACCATCGCCGCGGCGTGCTTCGGCTCGCCGTTCCCGTCGTCGATCTACATCGGGCACCCGGCCTGGAAGAAACTCGGGGCGCGGGCCGGTTATTCGGTGCTGAACGGCCTGGGCATCACGCTCGTCTGCCTCACGGGCGCCATGGGCGCCCTGACGTGGCTGATTCCGGCGGAGGCGGGCATCGCGATCATCCTGTGGATCGGCATCATCATCGCGGCACAGGCCTTCGAGGTGACGGAAAAGAAATACTACCCGGCGGTCGTGGTGGGCCTGCTGCCCGCACTGGCCGCTTGGGCCATGCTGATCGTCAAGACGTCGGTGGGCGCGGGCGGCGCCACCCTGAATGCCGCGCTGGTGTCCGGCGCGTCCCGGGCCGGCGCCTACCTCGGCGGCGGCTTCGCCCTCGAGCAGGGCTTCCTGTATTCCGCGATGATCTGGTCGGCCGTGGTGGTGTGCATCATCGACCGGCGGTGGCTCCGGGCGGCCGCGTGGTGCGGGGTGGGGGCGGTGCTGGCCCTGTCGGGTCTCATGCACTCCTACGCCCTGACCGGGCGCGACACGGTCATCGACCTGCCCCTGCTGGCCTGGGCGAGCGGCACCTGGACGCCCGGGCGGGCGTTGTTCCCGGCGGGCGGCGCCGCGCTTGGCTACACACTGGCCGCGCTGGTTTTTCTGCTGGCCAAGTTCATCACTGTGCCCCGGGCTGAGGACGAAGTCGCCTGA
- a CDS encoding ABC transporter ATP-binding protein, with the protein MIEVENLTRVFRTYKKQPGFWGGVKGLFHREFEETRAADNVSFTIAEGELVGFLGPNGAGKTTTLKMLSGLIYPTSGTARVAGFDPTKRENAYRRLFALVLGQKNQLWWDLPAIESFHLLRAIYGLPPDQFKATLDELVALLDVGSKLNIMVRELSLGERMKMELIAALLHRPRVLFLDEPTIGLDVVSQKKVREFLRDYNRRTKTTILLTSHYMADISSLCARVIVIDHGKKIYDGDLDRITGAGARQRIIKFKPRSEAFPADWKPAHGTAAVGEDGEILLHVPSEKVTEVCQQILSLGAVDDITIQDVPLEDVITELFSRGVAAK; encoded by the coding sequence ATGATTGAAGTCGAGAACCTCACCCGGGTCTTCCGCACCTACAAGAAGCAACCCGGTTTCTGGGGTGGCGTGAAGGGGCTGTTCCACCGCGAATTCGAGGAGACCCGCGCGGCCGACAACGTCAGCTTCACCATCGCCGAGGGCGAACTGGTCGGCTTCCTCGGACCCAACGGCGCCGGCAAGACCACCACGCTCAAGATGCTTTCCGGCCTCATCTACCCGACCAGCGGCACGGCGCGGGTGGCAGGGTTCGATCCGACCAAGCGCGAGAACGCCTACCGCCGGCTTTTCGCCCTCGTGCTCGGCCAGAAGAACCAGCTCTGGTGGGACCTGCCCGCCATCGAGTCGTTCCACCTGCTCCGCGCCATCTACGGCCTGCCGCCGGACCAGTTCAAGGCCACGCTCGACGAGCTGGTGGCGCTGCTCGACGTCGGGTCGAAGCTCAATATCATGGTCCGCGAACTTTCCCTTGGCGAGCGCATGAAGATGGAGCTCATCGCCGCCCTGCTCCACCGGCCACGCGTGCTCTTCCTCGACGAACCCACCATCGGCCTCGACGTCGTGTCGCAGAAGAAGGTCCGCGAGTTCCTGCGCGACTACAACCGGCGCACGAAGACGACCATCCTGCTGACGAGCCATTACATGGCCGACATCTCGTCGCTCTGTGCGCGCGTGATCGTCATCGACCACGGCAAGAAGATCTACGACGGCGACCTCGACCGGATCACCGGGGCCGGGGCGCGGCAGCGTATCATCAAGTTCAAGCCCCGGAGCGAGGCGTTCCCGGCGGACTGGAAGCCCGCCCACGGCACGGCCGCGGTCGGCGAGGACGGCGAGATCCTCCTGCACGTGCCCAGCGAGAAGGTCACAGAGGTCTGTCAGCAGATCCTGAGCCTGGGCGCGGTGGACGACATCACCATCCAGGACGTGCCCCTTGAGGACGTCATCACCGAGCTGTTCTCCCGCGGCGTCGCCGCAAAATAA
- a CDS encoding nuclear transport factor 2 family protein, which yields MKTTTTATTLPAAVTRYLEAANRFNVLVAADCFNADASVHDENQDYVGRDAIRTWIAATSRKYRPAFTVLRATVQGDEASLSVAVSGQFPGSPVTLAYQLRLRDGKISTLTIE from the coding sequence ATGAAAACAACCACCACCGCCACCACCCTGCCTGCCGCCGTGACGCGCTATCTCGAGGCCGCCAACCGGTTCAATGTCCTCGTCGCCGCCGATTGCTTCAACGCCGATGCCTCGGTGCACGACGAGAACCAGGATTACGTGGGTCGGGATGCCATTCGCACCTGGATCGCCGCGACCAGCCGGAAATACCGCCCCGCGTTCACCGTGCTGCGCGCGACGGTGCAGGGCGACGAGGCCAGCCTTTCGGTCGCCGTGTCCGGCCAGTTTCCCGGCAGCCCCGTCACGCTCGCTTACCAGCTCCGGCTCCGCGACGGCAAAATCTCGACCCTCACCATCGAGTGA
- a CDS encoding NAD(P)H-dependent oxidoreductase, which yields MLKIAIIIGSTRPNRNGEAVANWAYEIARQRRDAGFELVDLKDFDLPLFDEPMSPMMGRYAQEHTRRWSAKIATYDAYVFVTPEYNHAVPGALKNAIDFLYHEWGNKAAGFIGYGAAGGIRAVENLRLIMSELQVATVRAQVGLSLLTDFENYSVFKPAPQHEKSVNVMLDQVIAWGGALQTLRNK from the coding sequence ATGCTTAAAATTGCCATCATCATCGGAAGCACACGGCCCAATCGCAATGGCGAGGCGGTCGCGAACTGGGCCTACGAAATTGCGCGCCAGCGCCGCGACGCCGGGTTCGAACTCGTGGATCTCAAGGACTTCGACCTGCCGCTCTTCGACGAACCCATGTCGCCGATGATGGGCCGGTATGCCCAGGAGCATACGCGGCGCTGGTCGGCGAAAATCGCGACCTACGATGCCTACGTCTTCGTAACGCCCGAGTATAACCATGCGGTCCCGGGGGCGCTCAAGAACGCGATCGATTTCCTCTATCACGAATGGGGCAACAAGGCGGCCGGATTCATTGGCTACGGCGCGGCCGGCGGGATTCGCGCGGTGGAAAACCTGCGCCTGATCATGTCCGAGCTGCAGGTCGCCACGGTGCGCGCCCAGGTCGGGCTTTCCCTGCTCACCGACTTCGAGAATTACAGCGTGTTCAAGCCGGCCCCCCAGCACGAAAAATCCGTCAACGTCATGCTCGATCAGGTGATCGCCTGGGGCGGCGCGTTGCAAACGCTCCGGAACAAATAG
- the mtnN gene encoding 5'-methylthioadenosine/S-adenosylhomocysteine nucleosidase encodes MSKPAVAPTLILSAMPSEIRLIQAQISGPKSGRLTGFPYVTGSLRGRRVVTAVTGVGVTNGAMVAALFIQAFRPAEVLVSGTGSRFNPRIATGDTVISTKTIHHAAGNLTDRGMIYRKVRGPLAGQMTHWYYRPDRRLLKIARAAVAGYAAEPVTVDGGTYVPRVLTGVVTASDMFGVSDAKIADMRKKLKPDIMEMESAAIAQVCTQLGVPHIVFRAGSNRTQSNPGSAYRLLGQKAAAAAARWTVYFTGCLAAAAKQ; translated from the coding sequence ATGTCCAAGCCCGCGGTCGCACCCACCCTGATCCTGAGCGCCATGCCTTCCGAGATCCGGTTGATTCAGGCGCAGATCAGCGGACCGAAATCGGGGCGGCTGACCGGGTTTCCCTACGTCACGGGAAGCTTGCGCGGCCGGCGGGTCGTCACGGCCGTCACCGGCGTGGGCGTGACCAACGGCGCGATGGTCGCGGCGCTGTTCATCCAGGCGTTCCGGCCGGCCGAGGTGCTCGTGTCGGGCACCGGTTCGCGGTTCAACCCGCGCATCGCCACCGGCGACACGGTCATCTCGACGAAGACGATCCACCACGCCGCCGGCAATCTGACCGACCGGGGCATGATCTACCGCAAGGTGCGCGGCCCGCTCGCCGGGCAGATGACACACTGGTATTACCGGCCGGACCGGCGCCTGCTGAAAATCGCCCGCGCCGCGGTCGCCGGCTACGCGGCCGAACCGGTCACGGTCGACGGCGGGACCTATGTGCCGCGGGTGCTCACGGGCGTGGTGACGGCGAGCGACATGTTTGGCGTGTCGGACGCCAAGATCGCCGACATGAGGAAAAAACTGAAGCCGGACATCATGGAAATGGAGAGCGCCGCCATCGCCCAAGTCTGCACGCAGCTCGGCGTGCCGCACATCGTGTTCCGCGCCGGCAGCAACCGCACACAGTCCAATCCCGGCAGCGCCTACCGCCTGCTCGGCCAGAAGGCCGCGGCCGCCGCGGCGCGCTGGACCGTTTATTTCACCGGCTGCCTCGCGGCGGCCGCAAAACAATGA
- a CDS encoding DUF2127 domain-containing protein has protein sequence MSVPTHRKGLQAIAVFEAVKGAGGLIAGIVALGFMDRDNEVFAEQIIRHLHIDPTWRYAQWFVKLVAEASDSQIMVAASFFALYAGVRFAEAYGLWRGRRWAEWFAALSGAIYIPVEIYELTHRVTWLKVTALVVNVVVVGYMVWLLTESRRLRAKQAVADTLP, from the coding sequence GTGTCCGTCCCCACCCACCGCAAAGGCCTCCAGGCTATCGCCGTCTTCGAAGCCGTCAAAGGCGCGGGCGGTCTCATTGCCGGTATCGTGGCCTTGGGCTTCATGGACCGCGACAACGAGGTCTTCGCCGAGCAGATCATCCGCCACCTGCACATCGATCCGACCTGGCGTTACGCCCAATGGTTTGTCAAACTCGTGGCGGAAGCCAGCGACTCGCAAATCATGGTCGCGGCGTCCTTTTTTGCGCTGTATGCCGGAGTGCGCTTCGCCGAGGCTTACGGGCTCTGGCGCGGTCGGCGCTGGGCCGAGTGGTTTGCGGCGCTCAGCGGCGCCATCTACATCCCGGTGGAGATCTACGAGCTCACGCACCGCGTCACCTGGCTGAAGGTCACGGCCCTGGTGGTGAACGTTGTCGTCGTCGGCTACATGGTCTGGCTGCTCACCGAGTCGCGCCGCCTGCGCGCCAAGCAAGCCGTCGCCGATACGCTGCCCTAG
- the surE gene encoding 5'/3'-nucleotidase SurE, whose translation MKLLVTNDDGINSVFFHALVRALQAAGHELYVVAPLTEQSWTGASKTRHRAVQSAVADHGFGCPTWTVDGTPSDCVNIAIAHLLPVKVDAVVSGINVGFNCTLGFIVASGTVSAALEGTLHGLPAMALSQDVSEGVYYDLKEHGGKPGAELTATLQHSAAHAARLAGELLPKTPPRSFTVHNVNFPFPCRPDTVMKSTVPAHFFVPGLFTPPDADGRHKLIWCEGEDVSPPDLLTDLKCVEAGEISHTVLDYRKLGHA comes from the coding sequence ATGAAACTCCTCGTCACGAACGACGACGGCATCAACTCGGTCTTCTTCCACGCGCTCGTCCGCGCGCTCCAGGCCGCCGGGCACGAGCTTTATGTCGTGGCGCCCCTCACCGAGCAGAGCTGGACCGGCGCTTCCAAGACGCGCCACCGCGCCGTGCAGTCCGCCGTCGCCGACCACGGCTTCGGCTGCCCCACCTGGACCGTCGACGGCACGCCCTCCGACTGCGTCAACATCGCCATCGCCCACCTGCTGCCGGTCAAGGTCGACGCTGTCGTCAGCGGCATCAACGTCGGCTTCAACTGCACGCTCGGCTTCATCGTCGCCAGCGGCACCGTCTCCGCCGCGCTCGAGGGCACGCTGCACGGCCTGCCGGCCATGGCGCTCTCGCAGGACGTGTCCGAGGGCGTCTACTACGACCTCAAGGAGCACGGCGGCAAACCGGGCGCCGAGCTGACCGCCACGCTCCAGCACTCCGCCGCCCATGCCGCGCGCCTCGCCGGCGAGCTCCTGCCGAAGACCCCGCCGCGCAGCTTCACCGTCCACAACGTCAACTTTCCTTTCCCCTGCCGGCCGGATACCGTGATGAAGTCCACGGTGCCGGCGCATTTCTTCGTGCCCGGGCTGTTCACGCCGCCCGACGCCGACGGCCGCCACAAGCTCATCTGGTGCGAGGGCGAGGACGTTTCTCCGCCCGATCTGCTCACCGACCTCAAGTGCGTCGAGGCGGGCGAAATCAGCCACACCGTTCTCGACTACCGGAAGCTCGGGCACGCTTGA